GATTCTTATGAAAATTCGCAGCCGCTGGCTGAATTGGCTGTTGGCGGCCAGCGTCGTGCTCGTGTGTCGAGCGCTATTTCGCACCCTGCGCATTCACTATCTGGCGGCTACTGGCAACACTAATCCGTACACCAACGATGGTTCGGAAGGGTTCATTTATTGCGTCTGGCACGACGCCATCGCATTTCCCATGTTTGCGGGGCGGCATGTACGCACCGTGGCGCTGGTGAGTCAAAATATTGACGGCTCGCATCTGGCGTTTGGATTGAAAATGCTCAACATCGGGTTGGTGCGCGGCTCCAGCAGTCGCGGAGGAGCAAACGCAATGCGCGAGCTGCTAAAGCTGCCCGTCACTACTCACGTCGTGGTCACTCCCGACGGCCCACGTGGCCCCAGCCGGCAAATCAAGCAGGGGGTGGTTTTTTTGGCCTCGCACTCCGGCCGCGCGATTGTGCCCACGGCATTTTCCGCCGTGCGTTTTTGGAAAATTCCAGGCCGTTGGACTGAGTTAATGATTCCCAAACCATTCACCACGGTTTACGCGCTAAGCGGTCCGC
The sequence above is a segment of the Pirellulales bacterium genome. Coding sequences within it:
- a CDS encoding lysophospholipid acyltransferase family protein, which translates into the protein MKIRSRWLNWLLAASVVLVCRALFRTLRIHYLAATGNTNPYTNDGSEGFIYCVWHDAIAFPMFAGRHVRTVALVSQNIDGSHLAFGLKMLNIGLVRGSSSRGGANAMRELLKLPVTTHVVVTPDGPRGPSRQIKQGVVFLASHSGRAIVPTAFSAVRFWKIPGRWTELMIPKPFTTVYALSGPPIHIVAEADSQQMDIVQLRVQSEMERLSVAANRLACRA